DNA sequence from the Mus caroli chromosome X, CAROLI_EIJ_v1.1, whole genome shotgun sequence genome:
TTCCAGAAATAGACTACCTGTACTAGCTTAAGGCAGTCTCTGGCCTGGTCTCAGTCATACAGATAGCATAGAGGTCATTTGGGCTATTAGCCACCTCTGGTCCTGGCTGTGTGATTTTGGGGGAGCCCCTGGCTGTACAGGTAATGTGTAAGGCTCATTTAGATTGCTAGCCAACTCTGGTCCTGACTGGAGGAATTTGGTATGTCCTGGTCCAACAGATAATACAGATCATCAGGCCATGTATCATCTCCAATTCCCAGCCTTCAGGAAAAACAGCTTATATATGTTTCCTTTTGAAAGGACAATCCTGGGTGCCTAATATTCCTAgtttctctggagatctgtggGCACAAGGACTTTTGTGCTCCCATCAATATACAAATAACatgaatttgttctttttttttttttttgagacagggtttctctgtatagccctggctgtcctgtaactcactatgtagaccaggctggcctcgaactcagaaatcctgcctgcctctgcctaccaaatgctgggattaaaggcgtgcaccaccactgcctggctatgtatttatttatttattttggttaataACATGAATTTTTAAGGTCTTTTGTAAATAACAGAAGATACTAGTATTTAATGTATATCCAATTACTTTTCAACAATagctatttttaaagatgtattttatgtgcatgagtactttgcttacatatatacagatgcaAAATGTTTACCCGTTGTCATTGAAGGTCACAAGAGGGCTTccgatcccctgggactggagtcacagatggttgtaagcagttatgaggatgctgggaactgaaccctggtcttctgcaagagcaagtgcccctaaacactgagccatctctctagcccagcaaATGCTAGTTTTATTAAAGTAAAATCACTAGGAAAATAAGCTCTggactgagagatggctcagcggttaagagcactgtcccgagttcaaatcccaacaaccacatggtgggtgaCAACTATCCATAactagatctgatgccctcttctggtgtgtctgaagatagcaacagtgtacttacaaatatatgataagtaaataaatctttaaaaaaaaaaaagaaaagaaggtctaCGTTTGTCATTTTcagtgggactggagaggtggtttagtggttaagaatgcCTGTcacagccgggagtggtggcgcacgcctttaattccagcactcgggaggcagacaggcggatttctgagtttgaggccagcctggtctacagagtgagttccaggacagccagggctacacagagaaaccttgtcttgaaaaaccaaaaaaNNNNNNNNNNNNNNNNNNNNNNNNNNNNNNNNNNNNNNNNNNNNNNNNNNNNNNNNNNNNNNNNNNNNNNNNNNNNNNNNNNNNNNNNNNNNNNNNNNNNNNNNNNNNNNNNNNNNNNNNNNNNNNNNNNNNNNNNNNNNNNNNNNNNNNNNNNNNNNNNNNNNNNNNNNNNNNNNNNNNNNNNNNNNNNNNNNNNNNNNNNNNNNNNNNNNNNNNNNNNNNNNNNNNNNNNNNNNNNNNNNNNNNNNNNNNNNNNNNNNNNNNNNNNNNNNNNNNNNNNNNNNNNNNNNNNNNNNNNNNNNNNNNNNNNNNNNNNNNNNNNNNNNNNNNNNNNNNNNNNNNNNNNNNNNNNNNNNNNNNNNNNNNNNNNNNNNNNNNNNNNNNNNNNNNNNNNNNNNNNNNNNNNNNNNNNNNNNNNNNNNNNNNNNNNNNNNNNNNNNNNNNNNNNNNNNNNNNNNNNNNNNNNNNNNNNNNNNNNNNNNNNNNNNNNNNNNNNNNNNNNNNNNNNNNNNNNNNNNNNNNNNNNNNNNNNNNNNNNNNNNNNNNNNNNNNNNNNNNNNNNNNNNNNNNNNNNNNNNNNNNNNNNNNNNNNNNNNNNNNNNNNNNNNNNNNNNNNNNNNNNNNNNNNNNNNNNNNNNNNNNNNNNNNNNNNNNNNNNNNNNNNNNNNNNNNNNNNNNNNNNNNNNNNNNNNNNNNNNNNNNNNNNNNNNNNNNNNNNNNNNNNNNNNNNNNNNNagaaaccctgtctcgaaaaaccaaaaagcaaacaaacaaacaataacggTTACCACTGAGAATGAAAGGCATAGAAATATTCGTGACTCCTCTCCACTCCACCcccttgcaaaacaaaacaaaacaaaaccaaccagtctAGACAGGAAACCATTGAAGAAGGTTCTTAAAATTTGTGATTGGGAGactgaagtgtagctcttcacagttgatggttTCTGGTGGCTGGGGGTAGGGTTAGGGTGgagaaggactcagttttctttaaggggttgGCCCCTGGGAGTTTGActatgctccagtgagtatatgggcaacccAAATTGGActtggtatatatattttttcttttttggtggaaGGCAGACCTGGAAGGAATGGGAAACAAGTGTGATGAGGTGCATTGTGTGAAATTCctaaatagtcaataaaaatattatgttggaaaaaacTGTTATAGAAAGCTGTTGGAGAATACGGTGCCCATATACTATCAAAATGTCTAAGGTTATTTGATTCATGAAGGAAAATGTCTCCAGCTTCCCACAACAACAAGCATCTCCCTGGTGATGCGCTAGAGACACAATATAACTTGATGTTGCTTCTCTTGTTTTACAAATATAAGGGTTTTTTcataagtgagttattaaaaatCCACAAAACTAAATTAAGGGCTAGACTTTCCAATAATATCAACGTTActgaagaacaaaaaccaaacaaaaaccaaaaaccccaccaagccaaaacaaacaaacaaaaccaaaccaaccaaacaaacaagagagagagaggcctgggaAACTATCCTAGATTAAAGATTAACCCCAATGTAAATCAAATATGACTTTTGACTGGATTTTGAGTTTGTCCTAACAAGAATGAgatagaagaaaacacaaagatagTCCTCAATTTCTAACCTTTAAATATGTATTGATATCAGCTAATAGTGATGTCCTGAATATTTATGAGTGGCTGATGGTATTGCGGCTTTTGTTCCTAAGAGATAGATACTAAAATCTTTAGGGGTGAAGTGGCATACTAAGTCTTCAACTTAATAAAGACTAAATTTCTGCATGTTTGAGAAATTGTATTGTCATGGAGTTAGTTACAGGCTGGATGAaacaagaaactgaagagaagtcTGCTGGTTCATCACTGCCCTGCGCTGCTTGTAGAGCCCTCAGTTCCTTGCCTTTCTTTGAATGGGTCTGGGTGTAGGAAGAGCTACAGGCTACATGAAGCCCCTCCTCCCACAGGGATCATATGGAGGGGCGCATGTGCACAGGCCCCACGGGCTACAACCATAAGCCACTTCTTTCCTTGCCAAAAGCCTCACGTCAGCTGAGCACGTCAACTGAGCACGTCAGCAGCGCGTGAACTGGTGTCCTTTATGGCAGAGGCGCAAAAGCACAAAGCCGCTGCTGCGTCAGGGTCTTCTGTGAGGTCCGCATTTTTGTGCTCAATTGGTGGCTGGCAGCTTGGCTGTTGGCACTTCTCCGACTGAGGCGACCATGGCGGCGGTAGTAGCGCTAATGCGGAAAACGCTAGATTATCTTAAGACCAAGGAGTTTCGGGATTATATAACCAGCACCCACTTCTGGGGTCCTGTGGCCAACTGGGGCCTTCCGCTGGCCGCCTTTAAGGATATGAAGGCGCCTCCCGACATCATCAGTGGCCGCATGACGACGGCCCTCATCTTCTACTCCATGGCTTTCATGCGCTTTGCCTACCGTGTCCAGCCTCGAAACTACCTGCTGCTGGCGTGCCATTTCTCCAACGTGTTGGCGCAGACCATCCAGGGGGGCCGTTTCCTGAAGCACCAATATGGTGGTGGAGCCAAGGCCAAAGCCACCAACCCTCCGGCCAAATAAGCCTGAtgactgggggaggggatgagaggGGTAGCCTGGACCAGACTTGGCAGCTTGCAAGCACTGGACTCTATTCCTCCTAAAGAAAAGCCAAGGAAAACTTTGGTTTGCAAACCTGATTTAAACCAGTttggttaattaaaaaaaaaaaaaagccatcaaaTTGATATCGAGTGTTGCCTGTTTTGTGAACTGGGAGGGGAACCGTTTCCTAGGTAAGAGGGAGGGCAGATTGGTGCGTCGGTCTCCCTCTTCAAAAGACTTCAGGGAGGAGGACAAGAGGAGAACCAAACTATCTCAtagctttgctttaaaaaataaaaacaacaacaataacaaaccacacaaaaccaaccaaccaaaaaaaaaaaactctctagGGAACAGGCTTTTGGGTACCCAGGGTGTTTGGCGCCACGGGTTACTTAAAATTTGGTAGTGACAAATCCCTACACCAAAGGGGGTTCAGTTGGGGGCTATTTCTGTAGAGAGAAATGTTTAGAAGGGAGTTTAAATGTAGT
Encoded proteins:
- the Mpc1l gene encoding mitochondrial pyruvate carrier 1-like protein — translated: MAAVVALMRKTLDYLKTKEFRDYITSTHFWGPVANWGLPLAAFKDMKAPPDIISGRMTTALIFYSMAFMRFAYRVQPRNYLLLACHFSNVLAQTIQGGRFLKHQYGGGAKAKATNPPAK